The following DNA comes from Solanum stenotomum isolate F172 chromosome 11, ASM1918654v1, whole genome shotgun sequence.
gtcggattttttttccgatttgactcaatttgcggtttggtttgattttgtacacccctattcaattgtttaaaagacattaaaaaaaactatggtTGATGTTAAGATTATATAGTTACTTCAAATTGTAATAACGAAGACTTTAATTGTGGCATATATGATATATCACCAAGGAATAAGAGTTGATTGTTGGCGATAACAtagtacaaaaaaaattgagaaggtTTCTGAACTCGGTTACAGACAAATAGAGAGTGCAACTAACAATGAGTCCAGTTGAAGATTTATTGAAAACAATCTATTGTTGTACTTCACTCTCGTTTGCATATCTATGAGGTAAGAATAAAATCCGTATACGTACATTTTATCATCTGCGAATTCCACTTTAACTCAAattatgttgtttttgtttgattttagtAAAGTAATTCTGTAGGAATTTtccaagaaaagaaagaaaaaggttcTTGTGATTTGGACCATTTTAtctatcttttttcttctttgaatttACTCACTTTCCGCCTATATATACATACAATTCTAGCCTTTAGAAATAGTAAACCCTTTGtatttttcaaagaaattatatttgtttacaatattcaatttttcattcctttttaagttaaaaaaatggAGAACCAAAAGAAACGCCAAGCTGCTTACATGAAGAGAAGCCTCTTGGATCAggtcatatttttattaaatttatttggtCACatgtaataattatatatatctcttaaaatagaaaattcacAAATTATTCTATAGGAAATCCAATTGTTAAAGTATTATCTGTTTTGGTTCTAGACTGATATTGATTCGTTTCTTGGTTTTAAGTCAAAAGACATTCGTATAAGGTccctaactttttttttcattcacatCTTGTCCATTTCAAAATGAGATTCGCCTAAGGGGTAATGTGCACCACTTCTTTAGAGGTTTGCCATCCTTCATAAACATCACATACACACTCCCCTAGAGAGTCAATGTCCTCGTTGAATTTGCTCCACTACTGTACTAAGGAGTAAGGAAGAGTCCTACTCTGATACCATCTATAACGATTTTGGTCCAACTATTAAAGTATTGTCTATTTTGGCTTTAGGCCCACATAGATTTATCCCtgaattttaactcaaaagacgCCTCAACAACTGATTCTGAACTCATTCTTATAAGATTCCTAACTTTTTTCTCTCATTCTAATATGAAATTCGCGTAAGGTGTAATGCCCATTcctaaaaataatgtttgattGTTTTGTGCAGGGATACCTTGATGAACAATTCATTCATCTTGAAGAATTGCAAGATGATGCAAACCCTAACTTTGTTGAAGAAGTTGTCAAGTTGTATTACACAGATTCAGCTAGATATGTTCGAAATATTGAACTTGCATTGTaagaattaagttttttttttggttacaaAATTAATAACATAAACAGTATTAATTCAACATTCTATCAAGTATAGTCACCCCCTTATATATCATTGGGATGACAATCgccacaaaaaataatattttttctacaaaAGTTATTCACCTACCACATGTATAAAATTgtcatatatataaacaaatatatacgAGACATGTTAGGAACTCACCTTATATAATACCAATATAacatcatataaaaaataacaaaaaactcattttctcacaCAATATATATACCCCATTTCTTCCGCTAAATCATTTCTCTACATGATTTACAAATGTATACATCATGCAATCAGAAAAATCTAATTAATACttgataaatttaatattgtttCAGGGAAAATGGACCCTATGATTTTGCTAGACTGGATAATATGATGTACCAATTCAAGGGTAGCAGCTCAAGGTATCATCTCCAACTTCACAAGAGCACATCTATTGACGatgcaaaaaaaatttatatgatcATATAACCTAAAACGTAATTACACATTATTTAGTAATATTGATTAATAATCTGAAATAAGTGATAAGTAACATGTTATAACATGTTaaattacactatataataGCAATAACAATAGCATACCCAATGCAATTTTATGAGTGAAATTTGAGAAAGGTCAAATGTATGCGACCTTACTTTTAACTtggaaagataaaagaagatttTCGATAGACGGCattataaagatatatatatatatatatatatatatatatagtactaaCATTTTGAGTCACCTTTtcaaagaacaacaaaaaaagagatagaaaagtACTCATAATGAATCTATTTGGGTCCACATTTGGAAATCTCCTTGAATATAGTTTGACTACAAAAGTGAATAATGATAAAGCTAATTATTGAGTAGGTTGAATAATCAATTAATTTCTTTATCCTCAGATGCCTTTTAGATTTTTTCTAGACAttccccctccccctcccccccccccccaaaaaaaacccaaacattttaattgttttattacagtaataaatataatgacTTCACAATACAAAGATATAATCTCATTGGTCCAAGTGTCTAAAATCAGGTATTTCCAACTCTAAAACACTATTATTCCTCCAGAAAAAGTGTATTTCTCTTTACTGCATCCAACGACAACCCCAACATAATGAATATACTCTCATGGATAGGGTTTGGTGAGGGTTGAGTAAAACACAAACCTTATTTTTATACTGTGAGGATAGAAAGGTTGTTTCTAATAAATCCTCGACTCaagaatagaagaaaatgaagCAGTAACAACAACAAGATAATAAGATAAACAACGTGAAAGAAACAATATTTACGGCATGAATTACAATATTAATATTAGAACTTTTGTTGGCAGCATTGGTGCCAGAAGATTAAAAAGACAATGTTCTCAGTTTCAGGAATACTGTAATGCAAAAAATATAGAGGGGTAATTGTCTTCTTCTCTAAACCAAtggatatttgaaaattaaatgtTCAATTTTTCATGTATGAGCAATTTTGCAGGTGCAGAAACACTTTCCAAGAAGTGAAGCAAGAGTATGCTACTCTAAAGACTATGCTTGAGACTTACTTTCAGGTCTCTCTCTCCAACTCTCTAAAACATATAAAGTCAATCTCTCCGTAACAACATTGTTTGTTCAAATGTTTTCTAGTTGCTACAACGAAAATGCTACTATAGAGAACATATGATATAATACAACGTGAAAAGTTGGTTCAAAAAAGACTAGACCattataaaatattgttataaaaaGGTCAGTAGTACAATCTCTAATCCATATTATCTATATCATTTAGAAATAATTCACCTCAATAAACATATCTAActgccttaatttttttttaaaaaaaacaaacaccTAAACTACCTTTTATCTCTTTTAAATGTCGCATTTGGAGGCTCAAGGCTGAAAAGCCCTAGTGTGCTAGTGCTAGCAAGTTATTAGTGCAACAACTTAGTGTCTTTTAATCAACACTCCACTAATAGACCggtaaaagaaaatttgaaaaaaaaaaaagaaggtaatacatactttttatttttttgaaacgaCAACTAGGTTATAACAATTCAATTTACCAAAACGAGAAATCATATAGCACCCACTTGATGAATCCAGTGGTATTttgcaaataatattttcaaatcttgaatttgtttctatatatgtagtatgtgatgtttatggctTCTTTTTTACCATTTGAACTCTGTAGATGGAAAGATAGCTTCACTGATGTTGAAAGCAAGCATCAGATTCGATGTGAACAAGCCCATCATCATGACCTTCCTTCAAGTAGCTGATACATATATCCAATAAAGGATAATTGGATATTGCAGCATATATACAATATTCTTATCTTGAAATAATAACAACTATATGGCATTGAAAAAATGTATTTGCCATTCTGTTGTATAAAACCTGTCAAAGCTTATTAATGCAAAGTTCATGTTTCCAATAGAACAGCTCTTTTTGTCTTCTATTtccagaaaaataaataaaaattgacacCCAAAGGCCTCCATGACAGTGTCGTAAAAACTTGTCCATCCACATTCAGTGTttacatcaaatcaaacaattaaACCTTAGCAGTTGAAAACTAAAGAATAAATGTCACTTAACCAAGGTCAAGTGATAATTGTTTGTATGAAAAACACATGTTTGCATCAATTGAGT
Coding sequences within:
- the LOC125845104 gene encoding histidine-containing phosphotransfer protein 4-like codes for the protein MENQKKRQAAYMKRSLLDQGYLDEQFIHLEELQDDANPNFVEEVVKLYYTDSARYVRNIELALENGPYDFARLDNMMYQFKGSSSSIGARRLKRQCSQFQEYCNAKNIEGCRNTFQEVKQEYATLKTMLETYFQMER